The DNA region tttttttttttcaattatttttacataACTTCATGGCAAATGGGCCATTTGAACCTAAATATCTACAACTATATTGTAGGGATTGATGAGGTCAATAATGCCACCTTGTCGCTTGAGGAAGCCCTAGTGGACAACCAAAGAATTGAGTATTACTATAGGCATCTTTGGTATCTTCGTAAGGCTATCAAGTAAGCATttaatatgagtaatgctacttttcaATCTCTCTCTAGATCCATGTTTCTTGCTCCCAAATATTAATGTTGGCTTtgacttttatttattatttattttttcaatttgggaACAGGGATGGCGTAAACATTAAAGGATACTTTGCGTGGTCATTGTTGGACAACTTCGAATGGTATTCAGGTTACACAGTTCGGTTTGGCATCAACTTTGTGGACTATAAGAACGGATTGAAAAGGCACCCTAAGCTTTCTGCCCATTGGTTCAAGAATTTCCTCAAGAAGTAGACATGATGGAAATTAATGTTCATATAATTATCAACTATATATCTATAAATATTGGACAGTTTAGTTCCAATCAATAAACTGAAGATATAATTTCTTCTCCATCTTTATgctctttaaataaataatgtgattATTGTTTGTGTACAGACGCAAGTTAAATAATAATCGTTTTATACATTCTACACGAGACggcactcaaaaaaaaaaacctctcagTGCCGTCTCATGGCCAACCTCTCGATCAATGCATTTTCTTAATTCCAATCAATggaacatttttatatatataaactctacTCTAGTCCACCAGTGagactaaaataaaagaaacaaattgtaTGAACATCAAACTGATGGGCCTAAAGTTCAATGCAACCACATGTCAACTTGTGGCCAAAAACTATTTCCAACGTTATCGTCTCGATGTCCCCAACCTATGTACAAATTTAGAATCCCTAAATATGCACTCTGCAGACAGCAGGCTGTTTtcttttggagaagaaaaaaaaaaaaaagagatcaaaTAACATATGGGAAGTGAATATAATGCTCTTTAAATCTGTATTTTTCGtgctttctaattttttcacgGAGATCAGAgctaaaaagaaatattttaatattttgaccCTTTAAATTagagttaattatatttgagacaaaaatatctttccAATATAATAAACAGATACTAACTAAAATTAGTCATAAGTAATACAtttacgagtaatgttataagtctttttagagtcttcttaaaatcattcataatgtgatgtggcatttaaaatcaccagtaaatcaaaagtcaatcaattatatctcaaatttaattgtaattttaaaagtcacatcatattttAGATAACTTTAGAATTATAGGAGGAATCTAGGAAGAATTcattactctatatatatatctactcCTTCATAAAAGCCCATGAAGTAAAGAGCCTCTCccttaattagaaaaataagtTATGGCATTTCAAGGCTATCGACTACTTCTAGGCCTCCTGGTCTTTGTTGGCTCATTGATTGATAATAGCATTGCTGTTAAACTAAGGCATCACACTGCTTCACTCAACCGGAGCAGTTTTCCGGCGGGTTTCATTTTCGGAACTGCATCGGCGGCTTACCAGGTAAGTCCTGAGTTTCCTACGTATTTGTATCATAATAgggattcatatatatatatatatgccaatttaatttgtttttgaaatccAGTATGAAGGTGCAGCACATGAAGGTGGCAGAGGACCAAGTATATGGGATACTTACGCCCATAGATATCCaggtctctttctctctctctctctctttcaaacaAACTACGAGTAATTACCAATATTGAATGCAATATTAACCTAGTACCTTAAGAAGTATTATTAGGCTTAAGATTTTACCTAGCTCCTTCAATGCAAACAATGAATTGGGGCCATGCCTGctgataaaattttaaactttatcGAATGAACTCCATTAAGACTCAATTTTTGtgaatatatgttttaatttttgttttatttttgaaattttaaatttgaacttGATACAACTCTTATATAACTTTGTGCTACTTTAAGTAAAAGTTGGATCTTAAATAGAGGGTAATTAATTAAGCCCCTATCATATCTTTTATCAAATTCGTGTGGAGAGAATGTTTTGCATGTTGTGTTTTTGAGGATTTAGTCGAATAccctgattatatatatatatatatagagagagagagagagagagagagagtgcaatAATATTGGGTTAGATACTAGTACTTATAAGCATAGGaaaatatctttcttttttaaaatttttttttttttttaatgttttttggtAGAGATGGGAAAGGAAAATTCAAGAATTATAACTACCGAGGgagagaggatccttgtccatTCGTACACATCACCATAGTCTCAATATTTATTGAAATGACGGCAAAGTACTGTAGAATAAAGGTttgaaatcaaaataatattatgttaaatcatcacttatttaaaaattaaaactataaaaaaaattaattatttaattaacatctCAAAAGCAAGGCTAAAAAGTAGCGCATAGAAATCTTTTATATCGATATCTTACAAGTTACGAATATAAGATTTATATGTAATTGCAGGAAGGATAAAGGATGGCAGTAATGGAGATGTCGCAGTTGACCAATATCATCACTATAAGGTATATATAGTGCACAtaatatgaagaaaattaaagaacatGTCACTTGTTTTTTGATCCCCTTAATTCTAATGCTTTAATTAAGCCATTCCAAGGCCTGGCGTGCTCGTGACAATCTGataacaattttgtttttacatgcattttattgtttttatatattatagGAAGATGTTGGGATTATGAAGGAGATGGGTTTAGATGCTTACAGGTTCTCCATCTCATGGTCCCGAGTGTTGCCAAGTAAGATCGATTAATCTCGTTTGCATCAATCTTTAGTTACTTTCTTCCATAAAAATTcagataaaatagaaaagacaataaTAGGGTACAAGGTTTTGAAATCAATATTATTTTCTGAcccttctatatatatatatatatatatatatatatatatatatatatgtgtgtgtgtgtaattaTAACAATTTAATTTGGGTCTACATTTCAGAAGGAAAGCTAAGTGGGGGTGTGAACAGGAAAGGaatcaaatattacaacaacCTCATCAATGAGCTCCTGAATAATGGTAATACATGAATCTAATAGTTTTATCAAGAATAAGGTTAttcttcacacttatttatcataCTTATTTTGTACTCTGTATTAATTAATGTGGATGACATGTTTTAAATGACTAGCATAAAAAGCCACTTAAATCACATTATGTCAATCGATGTGAAGTAAGCATGAAGAataatatttatcttctatCATGTGTCATTCACTTATATATCTTGCACTTATAATTCACTCTTCTCTTACCAAATGAAGGTCTAAAGCCCTTTGTGACACTTTTTCATTTGGATCTTCCCCAAGCCTTAGAAGATGAGTATGGAGGTTTCTTAAGTCCTCAAATTGTGTAAGTGAATATCTCATGATCACGTTGTccgcccccttttttttcttcgtaaTAGTAATATCATAATTCCTTTGGGTTGCAATCTaatttatgtatatatgtgtgcCCACGTTACTTTTTAGTGATGACTTTCGGGATTACGTTGAGCTTTGCTTCAAGGAATTTGGTGACCGTGTAAAGCATTGGATCACACTAAATGAGCCATGGAGCTGCAGTGTTGGTGGTTATGCAAGCGGGCAAATAGCACCTGGTCGATGTTCTAGTTGGTTAAATATGAACTGCACCGGTGGAGATTCAGGCACAGAGCCATATTTGGTCGCCCATTACCAGCTTCTCGCTCATGCAGCCGCTGTTCAAGCGTATAAGCAAAAATATCAGGTTCCATGTCACTCTAAATTATATTCATTATTAacgtaaaaaaaatttagaagataAATGATATTCATTATGAATGATTGCAGTGGCATAGGGCCCAAAACTTGTGTGGGTAATTATATGAAAAACCTCTCTTAGTTAGGGTTGAGTGTCTGATTTAAGATATGTCGAggtatgagtataaaattatataatttaactCATATTCGATTCATTTAATCAAATGGGGTGACTTAGGCCCCTTAAATCGCATCAACCATAATCTGCTAATTTCGTGTTAAATCTAGTTGGGTTTGCCgatcgtataaaaaattattgactaTAAATGTCGCGTGTTAGATTTGGACCGTGTCGAAACTTTAGTATacataagactatataagtcaatcatagctcaacttatttaattaaactggtATTGCTCTTCAATGCTAACTTGCTAATTTTCAGATTCGTagatttaaaaattacaaaccTTAACGTTTGTAAAGACCGCCAAAGTTTTTGCTAACCTTTacacatatttttcaaatttgatagATACAGTTTTTGTTACACATACATCTGCTAATTGGTTATTATTCGAACTTTCAAATACAAATTCTTTTTACTCTACGTCTACATAATTGGGTGAATTTCTTAATCAATGTTCATTATGTTTAGGCAGCGCAAAAAGGTGTTATAGGGATAACGCTAAATTCCCATTGGATGATTCCATTCTCTAATGCCAGGCACCATCGTAATGCCGCGCTACGTGCCCTCGATTTCATGTTGGGTTGgtaagggttttattttttattttttgttttgttttttttgtttttttgttttaatttttttaattttttaatttttaattttagttttaatttttttttaagaggttGTTTGACACTAcaatttttaatgataaaagtacaattttaaacatAATTGTAGAAAGCTTGTCATTTGgaagtgcattttttaaaatttgctatttgaaaatataaaaaaatacgtgttttcaaattgcaagtaagggggtgcgtttttaaaaatgtatgattttaaatgctaaattgtgatttgaaaggttaaatcgcaattttactaaaaacctaattgagttttttaaaaattcatgttttaaaATCGCATGTTAAGAAACTACAAACCAAAAACGACCCTTTATTTGAAgaatttgttgtgattttttttttattatttaaatttgaataaaaattgtaatatcatgttcattataatgttttttttttttttttttttaaaggtgaaattataaaaatgacCTCTAAAGTGTAATATTCTATGGTTTACTTTAGGTTTTTGGACCCTTTGACATATGGTGACTATCCCCATAGCATGCAATTTCTCGTTGGAAAGCGATTACCCAAGTTTACCAAAGAGCAATCAGAGCTGGTAAAATGGTCATTTGACTTCATCGGATTAAACTACTATACTACCAATTATGCAGCCTACGCAGCTCACCTTAATTCTGGAAATGCAAGCTACTCAAAAGATTCTCTTGCTAACCTTACGAGTAATAACCAGATACTAACACTTGAACTAATATCTAGAATcaagttttctttcaatttgaGTTGGAGTAATTTCTTATAACACGATCTATTAAGCTCATATGTATTCGAAattcctataaattaaaaagtattctcgtatgcatttttaatagactgtgattttcacatgtattttaaaaaatgcatatgaGAATTATATGCATGCATTTTAGATGTACATATGtaagtttaatagattgagttAATTTAGTTAGCTTATTAGCACGTGatttcttcaacccaatttgctgtaaaactttattttaatttttatgtatttGTTGTGTATCTTATACTaactaacttttttgttttggcagCTGAGCGCAACGGGATCCCCATTGGTCCATCGGTGTGTGCTAAATaaatctacattttttttttttcggagtATAGCTAGTTAGCTACACCTGACAAGCATTTCACAGTGGTTAACATTGCATGTTAATTTAAGTGACTTCACATATTAGctacttaaaaataataataataaaaaaagtaaaaagaaaaccacttaaaacacCAAGTCAACCTAtgtaaaatgagtgtgaagagtattattacttttttttttagtgaaattgCATACAATGTCAGTccaccaaaataaataaatataacataaagtAGGTAGCCTCATAAAACAATCATTGACCAAACTATGGATAGCTATTTGATTGCAAAATATATCAATCTTTACCTTACACACACAGGAAAGCTAGGGTTTGAGCAAATTCTCAGAGAAAATTGAGACTCCATTTTCTCTACATCACAGGCTGCGTCAGATTGGCTCCGTGTCTATCCTAGAGGATTTCTGGATCTTTTGCTTTACATGAAGGAGAAGTATCATAATCCACTAATCTATATTACCGAGAatggtaatttttcctttttctcttgtttcaattattttcaCATAACTTCATGGCAAATGGGTCATTAGTTTTCAACTATATTGTAGGGATTGATGAGGTGAATAATGCCACCTTGTCCCTTGAGGAAGCCCTAGTGGACAACCAAAGAATTGAGTATTATTATAGCCATCTTTGGTATCTTCGCAAGGCTATTAAGTAAGTACTTAAcgatatatatttttcctttcgCTTAAAAATTTGAAGGCTTTAGATTTTGGTAGCATCACTGTCAAGTCTAAAGTTTGAATTCACTTTAATGCAAACAATTTATTGGAACCACACTCCCAATGAAGTGGTGATCGCATGAGGGCGTGTTACATGGGTGTCTACAATTTATCCTTCAAGGGTGGGTACAATATTCTGACATGACATGGAAAATcacattaaatctaaaattcaataatgattcactcaaaatctaatggtaatttttttgtGTCATGTCAAGGTGTATGCATACAGGAGTATAGGAGTAGAAGTATGTGTAATACTACTATATTCAAATTGCTAGCACCAACACCACAAATGTGCCTTGCTGGctttgacttttcttttttcttttttttttttttaaacagagaTGGCGTAAATATTAAAGGATACTTTGCATGGTCATTGCTAGACAACTTTGAATGGAATGCGGGTTACACAGTTCGGTTTGGCATAAACTATGTAGATTATAAGAACGGATTGAAAAGACATCCAAAGCTTTCAGCCCGTTGGTTCAAGAATTTCCTCAAGAAATAGACATGCCGATGCTCATATAATTATCAACTATCTGTTAATTTTGGACCGGCCGTTTACAATAAACACATGTGTTTATTGTTTGTGTATAGAGAGTCGAATTCTTGTTTAATATAATCgaatacattatacatatatgcgtGAGAAGTGCCTTTTATACTTAGAGAAACGAGAAAATAAATGATTGTTTACAATGAGTGTTGCTAAGATAATTATAGTGCACATGACACTTACCACATTAGTGactaaataattgaatttattttttaatttttttaattttattttttgttattcatATTGTACCCCATGACACTAATATATAGCCTATCACATTAgtttataaaagaattataagaagaaaaaaaatcatagtatCCAAACatattctattattattattattattattattattattattttattttttttatatataattaaactcTAGTCCACCAATGGgactaaaagaaagaaacaaattgtATCAACAACAAAATGGGCTTAAATTTCAATGATAACCACATGTCAAATTGAAGCAGCAAAATTCACATTTAGCTCAGCATTTTATCtattcacttttattattccatttaaatattctttcttcaacaatcatattttttaaactttatcaTTTGCTAACAAtcatattttctaaatttgtctatttttagtgatcaattttttttctttttttaaaaaaattattttcctaatggtcatttttttttttaaaaaaaaaaaaattgtattttttctaattgtcatatttaagaaaaaaaaatgaaacatttaATACGAAATTTCTTATTAACCAACGTATTGTTCTAAATTAAAAGCCTTCAATAGCAAGTTATTAACATTAAAGGTTCTTAAATGATGCATTTATTAAAGGCATTATTGACGGGTCCAGTCATATTCGTCatggagaggatccgtttccGGTCAATTTTATTGACAGGTCCGGTCATATTAGGCAACCAGCAAGCATTTAATTGGcaaatttattcaattacaatagcatttaattttattagaggagagataaaagaattatttttttattaatatatgatatatattgtTGAGCTACTTGCTGAGCATAGTAACTAGCTGCCACTTctaactcaaaagtttaagttaacgAACTTAAGTctacttaaatatattaattaatttttattttttatttttaatagtttatcAATATGAGATATAAAGCTCACAAGTTCAACATGGTCTTTGGAGGATACAATGGCAAGTGGGTTTTGTTCTTCAGAGAATCTGGTATTGGGTTTTAAAGGTTTGGGTGTTGGGATCCATTAGATTGGGTTTCGGAGGAAAGGTGGAAAAGAAAGGTTGGAGATAAGGGATATGATGTCTCTTCTGCTGGTTTGGATTGCTCTTATTcgtcgagagagagagagagagagagagagagagtagagaggaagaaaacggtagagttaaaaaataataataaaaaatattttttaaaaaatacagaataaaacaaataatatgttgcaatttatattaaaaaataaataggtaaAATAGAGATGAAAGTCTTTTTATTGGCTAAAATAGCTCTTGTCgcgttggagatgctctaatatGAGAGGTTTAGAGCATATATTGGACTCTTGGAGATATTCTTCAAGCATTGCTTGTCATTTCTCTtatccatttctttctttctgtattTCTTATATTTACACATGCAATTCTAATTCTCTTATCCATTTCTGTATTTCTGGCAGCGCCTCTCATCCACAATAACCAAAATCATGGCATTTCAAGGCTATCGAGTACTCCTAGGCCTCCTGCTCTTTCTTGGCTCATTGATTGATAATAGCATTGCTGTTACACCAAGCCATCACACTGCTTCACTCAACCGGAGCAGTTTCCCGGCCGGTTTCATTTTCGGGACGGCAACATCGTCTTACCAGGTAAGTCCTGCATGGGTTTCCTACGTGTTTGTATGATCATAGGGTTCCATAGTATCCTGCGATCTCAAGCCAATTTGTTGTTGAAATTCCAGTATGAAGGTGCAGCAAATGAAGGTGGCAGAGGACCAAGTATATGGGATACTTACACCCATAAATATCCAGGTCTCTCCCagctgatctctctctctctctctttctctctgttgaAAATAAAGTATGAGTCAATGaagatatatagatatataccAAAGTCACAATGACTTGAGATCGAAGCCCGTAGAAATAAGTACAGTTGAACTTAAAATCACTGTTtcaatatcatgttaaattatcatttatttaaaaagtaaagtATTGAGGTGCGCAATAATGTTACTTTACTCACTTTGATGGCTTTTAAAACGTGCCTTGCGGGgtgcgatttcgaatgccataaaatGATTTGGTTTTCATCACTAAACACCAATTGGTTTTTAGATAGATGATCAAAGGACCAATCGATCCAACAAATAGCTAGTATCAGAGCCAGAGTCATGGGTTCAAGTTGCAGGAGTGTCATGTTGAGGGACAGATTGTTGAGGTGTAACAATGTCACTCTGCTCATTTAGACGGCTCTTAAAACATGCCTTGCGGGGTGCAATTTCGattaatgctaaaaaaataCTTTGGCTTCCTGCATTATACACCAATtgatttttagatgagatggtcaaagacCCGACCCAATACAAAGTTAATAAAAAAGAGTcagtaaaataatttaattaatatctaaaaAACGAGGCTCAAAGTAGCTAGTGCGTAAAAGATCTTTTATATCTTATGAATATaatatttctttgaaattgCAGGAAAGATAACGGATGGCAGTAATGGAGATGTAGCCAATGATCAATATCATCACTACAAGGTATAgtgaagatattttaaaaataaataaagattaagGAACATATTACTTGTATTTTGATCACATTTCTAATGGTCTAGGCCAGTTTAAGTACTAGCGTGTTCATGACAAATTGATAacgattttgttttaatattatatattataggAAGATGTTGGGATTATGAAGAAGATGGGTTTAGATGCATACAGGTTCTCAATCTCCTGGTCCCGAGTGTTGCCAAGTAAGATTCTCGTTTGCATCAATCTCTAATAGAAAAGACAATGAATAAGGTACAAGGTTTTGAAATCAATATTATTTTCCGACCCTTCTATGCAATTATAACAATTTCACTTGGGGTCTAAATTGCAGAAGGAAAGCTAAGCGGGGGTGTGAACAGTGAAGGaatcaaatattacaacaatctcATCAATGAGCTCCTGAATAAAGGTTATAAATCAATCTCATAATTCTATCATATGCCATATCCACTTGTCTAGCTTGCGCTTATAATTCACTCCTTTCAATTAATAAATGCAGGTTTACAACCCTTTGTGACACTTTTTCATTGGGATCTTCCACAAGCCTTAGAAGATGAGTATGGAGGTTTCTTAAGTCCTCACATTGTGTAAGTGACTAACTCATGATAATAGCTCTAATCATTACCAAATGCAAACTCTGGGGTTTGCAGcctaatatatataatgtaaattaCTTTCCAGTGATGACTTTCGGGATTATGCTGAGCTTTGCTTCAAGGAATTTGGTGACCGTGTAAAGCATTGGATCACACTAAATGAGCCATGGAGCTATAGCGTTGGTGGTTATGTACAAGGGATATTAGCACCTGGTCGATGCTCTAGTTGGCAAAATTTGAACTGCACCGGTGGAGATTCAGGCACAGAGCCATATTTGACTTCCCATTACCAGCTTCTTGCTCATGCAGCTGCTGTTCAAGTGTACAAGAAAATTTATCAGGTTCCATGTTACTCTAAATGATATTCAATATGCATCGTTGTAGTTAGGGGTGGcaatttgt from Corylus avellana chromosome ca10, CavTom2PMs-1.0 includes:
- the LOC132163489 gene encoding beta-glucosidase 13-like isoform X1 — encoded protein: MAFQGYRLLLGLLVFVGSLIDNSIAVKLRHHTASLNRSSFPAGFIFGTASAAYQYEGAAHEGGRGPSIWDTYAHRYPGRIKDGSNGDVAVDQYHHYKEDVGIMKEMGLDAYRFSISWSRVLPKGKLSGGVNRKGIKYYNNLINELLNNGLKPFVTLFHLDLPQALEDEYGGFLSPQIVDDFRDYVELCFKEFGDRVKHWITLNEPWSCSVGGYASGQIAPGRCSSWLNMNCTGGDSGTEPYLVAHYQLLAHAAAVQAYKQKYQAAQKGVIGITLNSHWMIPFSNARHHRNAALRALDFMLGWFLDPLTYGDYPHSMQFLVGKRLPKFTKEQSELVKWSFDFIGLNYYTTNYAAYAAHLNSGNASYSKDSLANLTTERNGIPIGPSAASDWLRVYPRGFLDLLLYMKEKYHNPLIYITENGIDEVNNATLSLEEALVDNQRIEYYYSHLWYLRKAIKDGVNIKGYFAWSLLDNFEWNAGYTVRFGINYVDYKNGLKRHPKLSARWFKNFLKK
- the LOC132163489 gene encoding cyanogenic beta-glucosidase-like isoform X2 is translated as MAFQGYRLLLGLLVFVGSLIDNSIAVKLRHHTASLNRSSFPAGFIFGTASAAYQYEGAAHEGGRGPSIWDTYAHRYPGRIKDGSNGDVAVDQYHHYKEDVGIMKEMGLDAYRFSISWSRVLPKGKLSGGVNRKGIKYYNNLINELLNNGLKPFVTLFHLDLPQALEDEYGGFLSPQIVDDFRDYVELCFKEFGDRVKHWITLNEPWSCSVGGYASGQIAPGRCSSWLNMNCTGGDSGTEPYLVAHYQLLAHAAAVQAYKQKYQAAQKGVIGITLNSHWMIPFSNARHHRNAALRALDFMLGWFLDPLTYGDYPHSMQFLVGKRLPKFTKEQSELVKWSFDFIGLNYYTTNYAAYAAHLNSGNASYSKDSLANLTTERNGIPIGPSES
- the LOC132163340 gene encoding beta-glucosidase 12-like, encoding MAFQGYRVLLGLLLFLGSLIDNSIAVTPSHHTASLNRSSFPAGFIFGTATSSYQYEGAANEGGRGPSIWDTYTHKYPGKITDGSNGDVANDQYHHYKEDVGIMKKMGLDAYRFSISWSRVLPKGKLSGGVNSEGIKYYNNLINELLNKGLQPFVTLFHWDLPQALEDEYGGFLSPHIVDDFRDYAELCFKEFGDRVKHWITLNEPWSYSVGGYVQGILAPGRCSSWQNLNCTGGDSGTEPYLTSHYQLLAHAAAVQVYKKIYQTAQKGIIGITLVSHWMVPFSDAKHNRNAALRALDFMLGWFMDPLTHGDYPHSMQSLVGKRLPKFSKKQLKLVKGSFDFIGINYYTANYAANTPHHNSGNASWLTDFRANLTTQRNGIPIGAPAGSDWLHVYPRGFLDILLYTKKKYHNPLIYITENGIDEADNATLSLKEALVDNQRIEYYHSHLWYLRKAIKYGVNIKGYFAWSLLDNFEWNSGYTVRFGINYVDYKNGQKRHPKHSVRWFKKFLKK